From Candidatus Methylomirabilota bacterium, the proteins below share one genomic window:
- a CDS encoding sigma-54 dependent transcriptional regulator, whose product MPPSVLLIEDDATLAGAIEDFLRRQGLPARAFASAEDALRALAEVAPDVALVDLHLPGMDGLAALEAIRRERPETLVILMTAFSSVSSAVAAMKAGAVDYLTKPLDLEELGVVIQRAWDTQRVRGELSYLRQRAGHAAPVDSLLGKSPAIEAVRQHILQVARADRLGEAGPTVLITGETGTGKELTARAVHAAGPRAGGAFVEINCAAIPAALLEGELFGFEKGAYTDARTSKPGLFEAADGGTLFLDEICLLDLALQAKLLRVIEDRAIRRLGALTPRRVDVRILAATNRDLEVAAREGAFRQDLLYRLRVLTVDLPPLRARAEDILLLAEHFLGQLRDRYGLADVHFSSAASRALQAYAWPGNIRELSNVVERAALLNPQRTLEPEHLGLAKGGEAPVVLNPEGAVQVDFGRGPIHLEAVERDLIAKALSHTGWNRARAAELLGLSKETLRYRIEKYRLSPDVSGK is encoded by the coding sequence ATCCCCCCGAGCGTCCTCCTCATCGAGGACGACGCCACCCTGGCCGGAGCGATCGAGGACTTCCTTCGACGCCAGGGGCTCCCGGCGCGGGCGTTCGCCTCGGCCGAGGACGCGCTGCGGGCGCTGGCCGAGGTCGCGCCGGACGTCGCCCTCGTCGACCTCCACCTCCCCGGCATGGACGGCCTGGCCGCCCTGGAAGCCATCCGGCGGGAGCGGCCCGAGACGCTCGTCATCCTCATGACCGCGTTCTCCAGCGTCTCGAGTGCGGTGGCCGCCATGAAGGCCGGGGCCGTCGACTACCTCACCAAGCCGCTCGACCTCGAAGAGCTGGGGGTCGTCATTCAGCGGGCGTGGGACACGCAGCGGGTTCGGGGCGAGCTCAGCTACCTGCGCCAGCGCGCGGGCCACGCCGCGCCGGTCGACAGCCTCCTCGGCAAGTCGCCGGCCATCGAGGCGGTCCGCCAGCACATCCTCCAGGTGGCGCGCGCCGACCGGCTCGGCGAGGCCGGGCCGACGGTCCTCATCACCGGGGAGACCGGCACCGGCAAAGAGCTCACGGCCCGCGCGGTCCACGCGGCCGGCCCGCGGGCCGGCGGCGCGTTCGTCGAGATCAACTGCGCGGCGATCCCGGCCGCGCTGCTCGAGGGAGAGTTGTTCGGGTTCGAGAAGGGCGCCTATACCGATGCCCGGACGAGCAAGCCGGGTCTCTTCGAGGCCGCCGACGGAGGGACGCTCTTCCTCGACGAGATCTGCCTTCTCGACCTCGCGCTCCAGGCCAAGCTCCTGCGCGTCATCGAGGATCGGGCGATTCGACGGCTCGGCGCCCTCACACCGCGCCGGGTCGACGTGCGTATCCTCGCGGCGACCAACCGGGATCTCGAGGTCGCCGCGCGCGAGGGGGCGTTCCGCCAGGACCTTCTCTACCGCCTGCGGGTCTTGACGGTGGATCTCCCGCCGCTGCGAGCCCGCGCCGAAGACATCCTCCTGCTCGCCGAGCACTTCCTCGGCCAGCTCCGCGACCGGTACGGTCTCGCGGACGTCCACTTCTCATCCGCCGCATCGCGGGCCCTTCAGGCGTATGCGTGGCCCGGGAACATCCGCGAGCTGTCGAACGTCGTCGAGCGGGCGGCCCTGCTCAACCCGCAGCGCACCCTGGAGCCGGAGCACCTCGGGCTCGCCAAGGGGGGCGAGGCGCCGGTCGTCCTGAATCCCGAAGGCGCCGTCCAGGTGGACTTCGGGCGCGGGCCGATCCACCTCGAAGCCGTGGAACGGGACCTGATCGCAAAGGCGCTGAGCCACACCGGCTGGAACCGGGCCCGAGCCGCCGAGCTGCTCGGCCTCTCCAAGGAGACACTCCGCTACCGGATCGAGAAGTATCGGTTGAGCCCCGATGTGAGCGGCAAATGA
- a CDS encoding ATP-binding protein: MESTPVLSEPPAGSASPPVRGAGSLRGRSSPTRQFALLSLLTIGASTLVFGFALAYFIERGILDREWSSTAALVRSAARLYLRSEDFSSAPRALAPRVRGTPAVDSGDRFEELARQVRMLPEIERLVIYNARGRVLWVDSERPGALDPPDAWLREALAGETSVRLEPRGSGPERVELYVPITFPGEGRVAGVIEAYVDPSRVLAIVRRARLTLWTLALASGAVLYIALYGIVWRAARRLRAQHAALARRADDLARANAELRAVQAQLVLAERFAAFGEITAAVAHGIGNPLAAIRSTAQVALLDIPEGPLRTRLGQIIAETDRLSERMRALLDFGRPVEQRRVPTALDAAVAPALDSVRPRCAAQRVRLEVALPGDLPKVRLDPARFEEALLCLLGNALDAMPKGGRLRVAATSGVAESLDGRLSDAGPPGALELSVEDTGPGIPPAVLARVFEPFFSTKPGSSGLGLAVARKLLESGGARLHLDSAPGRGTRAIACLPVDEA; encoded by the coding sequence ATGGAGTCGACGCCCGTCCTCAGCGAGCCTCCCGCCGGGTCCGCGAGTCCGCCGGTCCGCGGCGCCGGGTCGCTCCGCGGCCGCAGCTCCCCCACCCGCCAGTTCGCCCTGCTGAGCCTCCTGACCATCGGGGCCAGCACGCTCGTCTTCGGCTTCGCCCTCGCCTACTTCATCGAGCGCGGCATCCTCGACCGGGAGTGGAGCTCGACGGCGGCTCTCGTTCGCTCCGCCGCGCGCCTGTACCTTCGCTCGGAGGACTTTTCCTCCGCGCCCCGGGCCCTCGCCCCTCGGGTCCGCGGCACGCCGGCGGTGGATTCCGGAGACCGCTTCGAGGAGCTCGCGCGCCAGGTGCGCATGCTGCCGGAGATCGAGCGGCTGGTGATCTACAACGCTCGTGGCCGCGTGCTGTGGGTCGACAGCGAGCGCCCGGGAGCCCTCGACCCGCCCGACGCGTGGCTCCGCGAGGCGCTGGCCGGCGAGACCAGCGTGCGCCTCGAGCCACGCGGGAGCGGGCCGGAGCGCGTCGAGCTCTACGTCCCGATCACGTTTCCCGGCGAGGGGCGGGTGGCGGGCGTGATCGAGGCGTACGTCGACCCGAGCCGCGTGCTCGCGATCGTGCGCCGGGCCCGGCTGACCCTGTGGACTCTCGCGCTGGCGTCGGGCGCCGTGCTCTACATCGCTCTCTACGGCATCGTCTGGCGGGCCGCCAGGCGGCTCCGGGCCCAGCACGCCGCCCTGGCCCGCCGCGCCGACGACCTGGCCCGGGCCAACGCGGAGCTCCGCGCCGTTCAGGCGCAGCTCGTCCTGGCCGAGCGGTTCGCGGCGTTCGGCGAGATCACGGCCGCCGTCGCGCACGGGATCGGCAACCCGCTGGCCGCGATCCGCTCGACGGCTCAGGTCGCGCTTCTCGACATCCCCGAGGGTCCGCTCCGCACCCGCCTCGGGCAGATCATCGCCGAGACCGACCGGCTCTCGGAGCGGATGCGCGCCTTGCTCGACTTCGGCCGGCCCGTCGAGCAGCGCCGCGTCCCGACGGCCCTCGACGCCGCCGTCGCGCCCGCCCTGGACTCCGTACGTCCCCGGTGCGCCGCTCAGCGCGTTCGCCTCGAGGTCGCGCTGCCTGGCGATCTCCCGAAGGTCCGGCTCGACCCGGCGCGGTTCGAGGAAGCGCTGCTCTGTCTGCTCGGCAACGCCCTGGATGCGATGCCGAAGGGAGGTCGCCTGCGCGTCGCCGCCACCTCCGGGGTGGCCGAGTCGCTCGACGGCCGGCTCAGCGACGCCGGTCCTCCGGGAGCGCTCGAGCTCTCGGTCGAGGACACCGGTCCCGGGATCCCCCCAGCCGTGCTGGCCCGCGTGTTCGAGCCGTTCTTCTCGACCAAGCCGGGCAGCTCGGGACTCGGGCTCGCCGTCGCGCGCAAGCTGCTCGAGAGCGGCGGGGCGCGGCTCCATCTCGACAGCGCGCCCGGGCGGGGCACTCGGGCGATCGCCTGCTTGCCGGTCGACGAGGCCTGA